Within the Miscanthus floridulus cultivar M001 chromosome 17, ASM1932011v1, whole genome shotgun sequence genome, the region GGATGGCCGAGAAGGGTGGCGATGATGAGGGGAGTTCCTCCAAGAAGCAGAAAACGACGAACGCGAGTAGCCAAGAGAATGCCGCGGCAGGCTCAGCTTCTGCTGCCGCCGGCCAAGAGGATACGGCGGCGGTCCGCCTCACCCGCTACTGTCTCCGACAGGGCCAGCGCGGAGGCCATACCCGATGGCGCCGCCTCCGATGTCTCCTCCCCCATTCGGCGACCATACATGGTCATGGAGCCTTGGGACTCGGCTAACATCATTCCCTACCAGGACGAGAATGCAAAGTACCAAGCGAAGCTCGGTATGTTGCTCGATCCATCGCTTTCTTTTCTCCCCCCTTCGCAGTTCATTTAAAATGTATTTTTTTTCTTAGCTTTCAGTCTAATCAACTACTACAACTTTGTATTATATATTGAATGAATAGCTCGTGATATTCATTTTATGGTGAACTTGTATTATTTGAATGAATAGCTCGTGATAGTCTTTTTATGATGAACATGTCTACATGCAGATCGTCAGAATAACCTCTTATCTCTCAACCACAATGGGCCTATTACGTGTCTAGATGATGAATCTTTCCTCCCTGTTCGAGAGTCTGTCACACAGATGGTTTTCAAAACCGCCAAGGCTGTTTTGGGACTTACATCTTATATCGGTATATACAATGCactctcttttccttttctatgaATATGTATAAGACTGCCGAATTTTTTTTTCAATGCTGGTTAATTATACATGGACTATAATAGACTAGAAAAAAAATGAGATTACATATAAGCTCTGTGAAGTTTGCCTTTATTTGCTTTTATATACATATAAGCTCTGTGAAGTTTGCCTTTGTTTGCttttatatatacatacataaacACTGTTTTTTAAGAGTTTGTATAATGGTGCTGCAATTTTTTTTATGTTGGTTAATTATTAGACCATGTGCTGTAATTGCATTAGAATAAAAGAGTTATATACAAGGTTTGGAAAAGAATTTGTATAATGGTGCTGCAATTTTTTTTTATGTTGGTTAATTATTAGACATGGGCTGTAATTGCACTAGAATAAAAGAGTTATATACAAGGTTTGTCAAAATTTTTCGCTAATTGATTATATATACTATACATAATATACAGACAGTAAACTCTTGAAACGGTGTTCTGGTTTCTTAATTGGCTGGAACAAGGACACCAAACGTGGTACTATCTTGACATCTGCAAACTTATTGTGCACGAAATCCCCAAATATTGATGACTGGTCAGGCCCGCGTGAATATGCTCCTGATGCCGAGGTGATCTTAATTCtaatttattttgtttcattcttGTATCACTTAGATTGCTCATTATAATATCTCCATTTCATAACATTTGTCCGGTCCTTATAACAATATGAGACTTATTTTCATAAACTATTCAATGCATTCTTATTCGACACTTCCATTTAATCATAATCAAATGCACTGTCAACTATTGTAAAGCGGGTGGAGTAGATAGGTTATGTTGAAAATTTTTAGAAagtaaaaataataatataaatctACCTAAAGAAAATATTATGGAGCATGTCTCTTGTACTATTCTTTTTACTGTTTTTTAAGAAACAATGTCAGTTACTCTTATTGTTTCAGGTGCTAATtcatttgttagatgacactaCTCAAAAAGGCACATTAATCAATTATCACAAGCACTACAATATTGCAGTGTTTGAGGTGGATATGAATATGTCTACAAAGTTAGCCTCCTGTTAGCACTGAACTTGTAGACTATGGCCAAGAGGTTTTTCTTATTGGAAGGGATGAAGATCTAAATCTAAATGCCTCTCATGGCAGAGTGCAATGCATAGATCCAGGATATTATGATCACTATCACTATATGTATCTTGACTGTGAATTTGTCAAGGTACTAATGTAACTACTCatgtgttttgtttttatttacatCTGATATAATTTTTCTTGATTTCTCAATTATCACAAAGCTATTCTTAACTATTATTGTCAGCAAATCTCATATTATGGTAAATGTAACAGTTTAGTGATGGAGCGCCAGCCGTTGACACAGAGGGAAGAATTGTGGGAATGGCCAACCCCACTATTGGAGCATCATTCATTCCTCATGTATTTACACTTAAGTGCTTGCGTATGTGGAAGGATTTCAAGTAAGTATTGCTTTTTAGTTCTATTACCTAGTCGCTTCATAGCAAGGCTGGATatcgagccagctcggctcgttacAGCTCGGCTCGTTATAGCTCGGCTCGTTAACATATTGGCTCGGTTCGTCTTGTTATACAAACGAGCCAGTAGACTAGCTCGGCTTGGCTCGGCTCGCTAGCAAGCTCGAGCTAGCTCGTTTGGCTTGCGAGCCAAATCATTAAAACACAGTACAGAGAGAGATTATAAATTTATAATAGCAATTGAGCAACAAACACATCACATGCATACT harbors:
- the LOC136517484 gene encoding uncharacterized protein isoform X1, with the translated sequence MMRGVPPRSRKRRTRVAKRMPRQAQLLLPPAKRIRRRSASPATVSDRASAEAIPDGAASDVSSPIRRPYMVMEPWDSANIIPYQDENAKYQAKLDRQNNLLSLNHNGPITCLDDESFLPVRESVTQMVFKTAKAVLGLTSYIDSKLLKRCSGFLIGWNKDTKRGTILTSANLLCTKSPNIDDWSGPREYAPDAEVLIHLLDDTTQKGTLINYHKHYNIAVFEVDMNMSTKLASC